A genomic stretch from Streptomyces venezuelae ATCC 10712 includes:
- a CDS encoding AraC family transcriptional regulator, which translates to MATVGTDRHQQHDPHHEHPPHDEHDDLLSELLKPLRLTGVFDSRWHVRAPWAIEGDAERSCAVLHYVVEGDCWITTDDETPVELHAGDLVVFPTGTAHRLSDRPDRQGVPLKAVLPEREPGTSGEIVIEGSGPESRLLCAGLHYDASAATGFYTSLPWALVLDGNQVDREPLLRDTLRLLAAPDRPVGPGDRLITLRAFEMALVLALRPLLRELAGNPASLPLLRHPGISRAVVMMATRFPEPWTIDSLAREVGMSRSAFTAAFRDLVGESPARYLAARRMQEAGRLLTETSLPQSAVPARVGYQSAVGFHLAFRKWFGVTPGEYRAGVARAA; encoded by the coding sequence ATGGCAACCGTGGGAACCGACCGTCACCAGCAGCACGACCCGCACCACGAGCACCCCCCGCACGACGAGCACGACGACCTGCTGAGCGAACTGCTCAAACCCCTCCGGCTCACCGGAGTCTTCGACAGCCGCTGGCACGTCCGCGCCCCCTGGGCCATCGAGGGCGACGCCGAACGCAGCTGCGCCGTCCTCCACTACGTCGTCGAGGGCGACTGCTGGATCACCACCGACGACGAGACCCCCGTCGAGCTCCACGCGGGCGACCTCGTCGTCTTCCCCACCGGCACCGCGCACCGCCTCTCCGACCGGCCCGACCGGCAGGGCGTGCCGCTCAAGGCCGTCCTGCCCGAGCGGGAGCCCGGCACCTCCGGCGAGATCGTCATCGAGGGCAGCGGCCCCGAGAGCCGGCTGCTGTGCGCCGGGCTCCACTACGACGCCAGCGCCGCCACCGGCTTCTACACCTCGCTGCCCTGGGCACTCGTCCTCGACGGCAACCAGGTCGACCGCGAGCCGCTGCTCCGCGACACCCTGCGGCTGCTCGCCGCCCCCGACCGGCCCGTCGGCCCCGGCGACCGGCTCATCACCCTGCGCGCCTTCGAGATGGCCCTGGTCCTCGCGCTGCGCCCGCTGCTCCGCGAACTCGCCGGGAACCCGGCCTCGCTGCCGCTGCTGCGGCACCCGGGGATCAGCCGGGCCGTCGTCATGATGGCCACCCGGTTCCCCGAACCGTGGACGATCGACTCCCTCGCCCGGGAGGTCGGCATGTCCCGGTCCGCGTTCACCGCCGCCTTCCGCGACCTGGTCGGCGAGTCCCCCGCCCGGTACCTCGCCGCCCGCCGGATGCAGGAGGCCGGCCGGCTCCTCACCGAGACCTCGCTGCCGCAGTCCGCCGTGCCCGCCCGGGTCGGCTACCAGAGCGCCGTCGGCTTCCACCTCGCCTTCCGCAAGTGGTTCGGGGTGACCCCGGGGGAGTACCGGGCGGGCGTCGCCCGGGCCGCCTGA
- the glgB gene encoding 1,4-alpha-glucan branching enzyme has product MTARPVGKTARSSKAPKAAQAEKATTKPRAPKAPKAPRTAPPIDPGDRARLLAGEHHDPHGVLGAHPVRGGVAVRVLRPWAKEVTVVTKGKRVPLRHEGDGIFSGLLPLLRKVPAYELRVRYGDDASDELALHDPYRFLPSLGDLDLHLIGEGRHEELWTALGSHVMTHDGVTGTRFAVWAPNARGVRVTGDFTHWDGTGLPMRSLGSTGVWELFVPGIGEGALYKYDITRPDGTHTVRADPMARRTECPPNTASIVTASHYTWDDAEWMRRRGDRPPHEAPISVYEVHLPSWRPGLTYRQLAEQLPAYVRDLGFTHVELMPVTEHPFGGSWGYQVTGFYAPTARMGTPDDFRFLVDALHRAGIGVLMDWVPAHFPKDDWALAEFDGRPLYEHEDPRRSHHPDWGTLEFDYGRKEVRNFLVANAVYWCQEFHIDGLRVDAVASMLYLDYSREHGEWLPNEFGGRENLDAVRFLQEMNATVYRRCPGVVTFAEESTAWDGVTRPTDQVGAGGFGGLGFGMKWNMGWMHDSLEYMQKEPVHRKYHHHEMTFSMVYAYSENYILPISHDEVVHGKRSLVSKMPGDWWQQRANHRAYLGFMWAHPGKQLLYMGQEFAQGAEWSADHGPDWWLLDPAYGAEPDHRGVRDLVRDLNTVYAATPSLWERDTAPEGFQWVVGDAAEDNVFAFLRFDAFGSPLLAVSNFSPVVRHDYRLGVPDQVVAWAEVLNTDAGRYGGGDVVGRDPLKTESVPHHGRSASIRMTLPPLATVWLRPA; this is encoded by the coding sequence GTGACCGCCCGCCCCGTAGGCAAGACGGCCCGCAGCAGCAAGGCCCCCAAGGCCGCGCAGGCCGAGAAGGCCACCACGAAGCCCCGGGCGCCCAAGGCCCCGAAGGCGCCCAGGACCGCGCCACCGATCGATCCGGGCGACCGGGCCCGGCTGCTCGCCGGGGAGCACCACGATCCGCACGGGGTGCTCGGCGCGCATCCGGTCCGGGGCGGCGTCGCGGTCCGGGTGCTGCGCCCGTGGGCGAAGGAGGTGACGGTCGTCACCAAGGGCAAGCGGGTCCCGCTCCGCCACGAGGGCGACGGGATCTTCTCCGGGCTGCTCCCCCTCCTGCGCAAGGTCCCGGCGTACGAGCTGCGCGTGCGGTACGGCGACGACGCCTCCGACGAGCTCGCCCTCCACGACCCGTACCGCTTCCTGCCGTCGCTCGGCGACCTCGACCTGCACCTGATCGGCGAGGGCCGGCACGAGGAGCTGTGGACGGCGCTCGGCTCGCACGTCATGACGCACGACGGCGTCACCGGCACCCGCTTCGCGGTCTGGGCGCCGAACGCCCGCGGCGTCCGGGTCACCGGTGACTTCACGCACTGGGACGGCACGGGCCTGCCGATGCGCTCGCTGGGTTCGACGGGCGTGTGGGAGCTGTTCGTGCCGGGCATCGGCGAGGGCGCGCTCTACAAGTACGACATCACCCGGCCCGACGGCACGCACACGGTCCGCGCGGACCCGATGGCCCGCCGCACGGAATGCCCGCCGAACACCGCGTCGATCGTCACCGCCTCGCACTACACGTGGGACGACGCGGAGTGGATGCGGCGGCGCGGGGACCGCCCGCCGCACGAGGCGCCGATCTCCGTCTACGAGGTCCACCTGCCCTCCTGGCGCCCCGGACTGACCTACCGTCAGCTCGCCGAGCAGCTCCCCGCGTACGTCCGCGACCTCGGCTTCACGCACGTGGAGCTGATGCCGGTCACCGAGCACCCCTTCGGCGGCTCCTGGGGCTACCAGGTCACCGGCTTCTACGCGCCGACGGCCCGCATGGGCACCCCCGACGACTTCCGCTTCCTGGTGGACGCGCTGCACCGGGCGGGGATCGGCGTCCTGATGGACTGGGTGCCGGCGCACTTCCCGAAGGACGACTGGGCGCTGGCCGAGTTCGACGGGCGCCCGCTGTACGAGCACGAGGACCCGCGCCGCTCGCACCATCCCGACTGGGGCACCCTGGAGTTCGACTACGGCCGCAAGGAGGTGCGGAACTTCCTGGTGGCCAACGCGGTGTACTGGTGCCAGGAGTTCCACATCGACGGTCTGCGGGTGGACGCGGTGGCCTCGATGCTCTACCTCGACTACTCGCGGGAGCACGGCGAGTGGCTGCCGAACGAGTTCGGCGGTCGGGAGAACCTGGACGCGGTGCGCTTCCTCCAGGAGATGAACGCCACCGTCTACCGCCGCTGCCCCGGCGTCGTCACCTTCGCCGAGGAGTCGACCGCCTGGGACGGGGTGACGCGGCCGACCGACCAGGTGGGAGCGGGCGGCTTCGGTGGTCTGGGCTTCGGCATGAAGTGGAACATGGGCTGGATGCACGACTCGCTGGAGTACATGCAGAAGGAGCCGGTGCACCGGAAGTACCACCACCACGAGATGACCTTCTCGATGGTGTACGCGTACAGCGAGAACTACATCCTGCCGATCTCCCACGACGAGGTCGTGCACGGCAAGCGGTCCCTGGTGTCGAAGATGCCGGGCGACTGGTGGCAGCAGCGGGCCAACCACCGCGCCTACCTGGGCTTCATGTGGGCCCATCCGGGCAAGCAACTGCTCTACATGGGGCAGGAGTTCGCGCAGGGCGCGGAGTGGTCGGCGGACCACGGGCCGGACTGGTGGCTGCTGGACCCGGCGTACGGCGCGGAGCCGGACCACCGGGGCGTGCGGGATCTCGTCCGGGACCTGAACACGGTCTACGCGGCGACGCCCTCGCTCTGGGAGCGGGACACCGCCCCGGAGGGGTTCCAGTGGGTGGTGGGGGACGCGGCGGAGGACAACGTCTTCGCGTTCCTGCGCTTCGACGCCTTCGGCTCGCCGCTGCTCGCCGTCTCGAACTTCTCGCCGGTCGTCCGGCACGACTACCGGCTCGGCGTGCCGGACCAGGTGGTCGCCTGGGCGGAGGTGCTGAACACGGACGCCGGCCGGTACGGCGGCGGGGACGTGGTGGGGCGCGATCCGCTGAAGACGGAGTCGGTGCCGCACCACGGGCGTTCGGCCAGCATCCGGATGACGCTGCCGCCGCTCGCGACGGTCTGGCTGCGGCCCGCGTGA
- a CDS encoding alpha-1,4-glucan--maltose-1-phosphate maltosyltransferase, producing the protein MGRIPVLDVRPLVDCGRRPAKAVAGETFEVTATVFREGHDAVAANVVLRGPSGRPGPWTPMRELAPGTDRWGAEVTPDAEGLWTYTVEAWSDPVATWRHTARIKIPAGIDSELVLAEGAELHERAAKGVPKKGGGREAVLAAADALRDVSRPAAVRLAAALNPRVVESLDRHPLRELLSASPALPLQVERERALFGSWYEFFPRSEGVRKVKGRTIPGNFRTAAERLPAVAAMGFDVVYLPPVHPIGETHRKGPNNSLSAAPHDVGVPWAIGSPEGGHDALHPDLGTFEDFDAFVARARELRLEIALDFALQCSPDHPWVEKHPEWFHHRPDGSIAYAENPPKKYQDIYPIAFDVDMDGIVAETVRVLRHWMDHGVRIFRVDNPHTKPVVFWERVIGEINRADPDVIFLAEAFTRPAMMRTLGAIGFQQSYTYFTWRNTKEELTEYLTELSGETAAQMRPNFFVNTPDILHAYLQEGGRPAFEVRAVLAATLSPSWGMYAGYELCENTPLRDGSEEYLDSEKYQLRPRDWESAERAGTTITPLITALNRIRRRHPALRRLRNLSFHDTDNPQVIAYSKRSGSNTVLVVVNLDPHHTQEATLSLDMPELGLDWHETVPVRDELTGETYHWGRASYVRLEPGVTPAHVLVLRPSPQTGGSPTS; encoded by the coding sequence ATGGGACGCATTCCCGTACTGGACGTACGCCCGCTGGTCGACTGCGGCCGCCGCCCCGCGAAGGCGGTGGCCGGAGAGACCTTCGAGGTGACGGCGACCGTCTTCCGCGAGGGCCACGACGCGGTCGCCGCCAATGTCGTGCTGCGCGGCCCCTCGGGCCGGCCCGGACCCTGGACCCCGATGCGCGAACTCGCCCCCGGTACCGACCGGTGGGGGGCCGAGGTCACGCCGGACGCGGAGGGCCTCTGGACGTACACCGTCGAGGCGTGGAGCGACCCGGTGGCGACCTGGCGCCACACGGCGAGGATCAAGATCCCGGCCGGGATCGACTCGGAGCTCGTCCTCGCCGAGGGCGCCGAGCTGCACGAGCGGGCCGCGAAGGGCGTCCCGAAGAAGGGCGGCGGCCGGGAGGCGGTGCTGGCCGCCGCGGACGCGCTGCGTGACGTGTCCCGTCCGGCCGCGGTGCGGCTCGCGGCGGCGCTCAACCCGAGGGTGGTGGAGTCCCTCGACCGGCATCCGCTGCGCGAACTCCTCTCCGCCTCCCCGGCGTTGCCGCTGCAGGTGGAGCGCGAGCGGGCCCTGTTCGGCTCCTGGTACGAGTTCTTCCCGCGCTCCGAGGGGGTGCGGAAGGTGAAGGGCCGTACGATCCCGGGGAACTTCCGCACCGCCGCCGAGCGACTGCCCGCGGTGGCGGCGATGGGCTTCGACGTGGTCTACCTGCCGCCGGTGCACCCGATCGGCGAGACCCACCGCAAGGGCCCGAACAACTCCCTCTCCGCCGCGCCGCACGACGTCGGCGTGCCGTGGGCGATCGGCTCTCCGGAGGGCGGGCACGACGCGCTCCACCCCGACCTGGGCACCTTCGAGGACTTCGACGCCTTCGTGGCGCGGGCCCGGGAGCTGCGGCTGGAGATCGCCCTGGACTTCGCGCTCCAGTGCTCGCCGGACCATCCGTGGGTGGAGAAGCACCCGGAGTGGTTCCACCACCGGCCGGACGGCTCGATCGCGTACGCGGAGAACCCGCCGAAGAAGTACCAGGACATCTACCCGATCGCGTTCGACGTGGACATGGACGGGATCGTCGCGGAGACCGTGCGGGTGCTGCGGCACTGGATGGACCACGGGGTGCGGATCTTCCGGGTGGACAACCCGCACACGAAGCCGGTGGTGTTCTGGGAGCGGGTGATCGGCGAGATCAACCGGGCCGACCCGGACGTGATCTTCCTGGCGGAGGCCTTCACCCGGCCGGCGATGATGCGGACGCTCGGCGCGATCGGCTTCCAGCAGTCGTACACGTACTTCACCTGGCGGAACACCAAGGAGGAGCTCACCGAGTACCTGACGGAGCTGTCCGGCGAGACGGCGGCGCAGATGCGGCCGAACTTCTTCGTGAACACCCCGGACATCCTGCACGCCTACCTCCAGGAGGGCGGCCGGCCCGCGTTCGAGGTGCGGGCCGTGCTCGCGGCGACGCTGTCGCCCTCCTGGGGCATGTACGCCGGGTACGAGCTGTGCGAGAACACCCCGCTGCGGGACGGCAGCGAGGAGTACCTGGACTCGGAGAAGTACCAACTGCGGCCGCGTGACTGGGAGTCGGCGGAGCGGGCCGGTACCACGATCACTCCGCTGATCACCGCCCTGAACCGGATCAGGCGCCGGCACCCGGCCCTGCGCCGGCTGCGGAACCTGTCGTTCCATGACACCGACAACCCGCAGGTGATCGCGTACAGCAAGCGTTCGGGTTCGAACACCGTTCTGGTGGTCGTCAACCTCGACCCGCACCACACCCAGGAGGCGACGCTCTCGTTGGACATGCCGGAACTCGGCCTCGACTGGCACGAGACCGTGCCGGTGCGCGACGAGCTCACCGGCGAGACCTATCACTGGGGCAGGGCCAGCTACGTGCGTCTGGAGCCGGGTGTCACACCCGCGCACGTCCTCGTCCTGCGACCGTCCCCGCAGACCGGAGGGTCACCCACATCATGA
- a CDS encoding 4-hydroxyphenylacetate 3-hydroxylase family protein, which produces MTRSGQEYLEGLRDGRAVWIDGERVEDVTAHPAFRSTAASFAGLFDLADDPVHHPVLVRDGVRRVHEVPRSYEDLVARRRAFRTTARASYGFLGRTPDYMAAGVAGIAAAPAVLTGDGFDGAAHALAFHRRLAEGDLHTAFTLNSPARGHGGDDLTLRVVAERDGGIVVSGAKTIGTGAVFADEILVGTIEPLAADDTAHAVTFSLPLDTPGLTLISRASYEERARSVFDHPLSSRYDENDAMLVCQDVLVPWERVLTYRDPAATAAIWWETPAYANLVHQSATRFWTKLEFLTGLAILIARSNGTAELPPVTQTVGRLLGMVAQAKAFVLAAEASYEQVDGGRGGVRPGREISFAQRIMAAELYPRAVQDIKLLAGGALVQLPAGGLDLRHPELGPLVRRYFGTASHPAEDRVKLLKLAWDALGSEFAGRHEQYERFYHGAPHVHLTMQTWAGAAADCESLAQACLDGYDLGTTR; this is translated from the coding sequence GTGACGAGGTCCGGGCAGGAGTATCTGGAGGGGCTGCGCGACGGACGGGCGGTCTGGATCGACGGGGAACGGGTCGAGGACGTCACCGCGCATCCCGCCTTCCGGTCCACCGCGGCCTCCTTCGCCGGGCTCTTCGACCTCGCCGACGACCCCGTGCACCACCCCGTCCTCGTCCGGGACGGGGTGCGCCGCGTCCACGAGGTCCCCCGCTCGTACGAGGACCTCGTCGCCCGCCGCCGTGCCTTCCGGACCACGGCCCGGGCGAGCTACGGCTTCCTCGGCCGCACCCCCGACTACATGGCCGCGGGCGTCGCCGGGATCGCCGCCGCGCCCGCCGTCCTCACCGGAGACGGCTTCGACGGCGCCGCGCACGCCCTCGCCTTCCACCGCAGGCTCGCCGAGGGCGACCTGCACACCGCGTTCACCCTCAACAGCCCCGCCCGGGGGCACGGCGGGGACGACCTCACCCTGCGGGTCGTCGCGGAACGCGACGGCGGGATCGTCGTCAGCGGCGCCAAGACCATCGGCACCGGGGCCGTCTTCGCCGACGAGATCCTCGTCGGCACCATCGAACCCCTCGCAGCCGACGACACCGCGCACGCCGTGACGTTCTCCCTGCCGCTCGACACCCCCGGCCTCACCCTGATCTCCCGCGCCTCCTACGAGGAACGCGCCCGGTCCGTCTTCGACCACCCGCTGTCCTCCCGGTACGACGAGAACGACGCGATGCTGGTCTGCCAGGACGTCCTCGTGCCCTGGGAACGGGTCCTCACCTACCGCGACCCGGCCGCCACCGCCGCGATCTGGTGGGAGACCCCCGCCTACGCGAACCTCGTCCACCAGTCCGCGACCCGCTTCTGGACCAAGCTGGAGTTCCTCACCGGGCTCGCGATCCTCATCGCCCGCTCGAACGGCACCGCCGAACTGCCGCCCGTCACCCAGACCGTCGGCCGGCTCCTCGGCATGGTCGCCCAGGCCAAGGCCTTCGTTCTCGCCGCCGAGGCCTCGTACGAGCAGGTCGACGGCGGACGCGGCGGCGTCCGCCCCGGCCGGGAGATCTCCTTCGCCCAGCGGATCATGGCCGCGGAGCTCTACCCGCGCGCCGTCCAGGACATCAAGCTCCTCGCGGGCGGCGCCCTCGTCCAGCTCCCCGCCGGCGGCCTCGACCTCCGCCACCCCGAGCTCGGACCCCTCGTCCGCCGCTACTTCGGCACCGCGAGCCACCCCGCCGAGGACCGCGTCAAACTGCTCAAACTCGCCTGGGACGCCCTCGGTTCCGAGTTCGCGGGCCGCCACGAGCAGTACGAGCGCTTCTACCACGGCGCCCCGCACGTCCACCTGACCATGCAGACCTGGGCCGGCGCCGCGGCCGACTGCGAGAGCCTCGCCCAGGCCTGCCTCGACGGCTACGACCTGGGGACGACCCGGTGA
- a CDS encoding SDR family oxidoreductase yields MSSEIPMRVAVVGATGFQGGAVARLLAERHHRVRALTRRPAADRPPLPGAFFLGGDLGRPADVRRLFEGTTHAFVTMPLVYGVDRVEAYARNIAEAALEAGTVRLVFNSNTRIPLGPTDVPAFETRRLAEWVLRDSGVPLVVIRPPVYLDNLFSPWNGPSLVDDGVLAYPLPASTRTAWLSHRGLAEAALAALTREGLDGRTFDIGGGRALTGGELAAAFARGLGRAVRYEELDPAAFERGLAELLGPETAAGVAGIYHFMASGADPLLMADDDGVSTEVLALDPPPVEEWVSRQPWQVWSTDPSPSR; encoded by the coding sequence ATGTCCAGTGAGATTCCGATGCGGGTGGCGGTCGTGGGCGCGACCGGGTTCCAGGGGGGTGCGGTGGCCCGTCTGCTCGCCGAGCGGCACCACCGGGTGCGGGCGCTGACCCGGCGGCCTGCGGCGGACCGGCCGCCGCTGCCGGGGGCCTTCTTCCTCGGCGGCGACCTGGGGCGGCCGGCGGACGTCCGGCGCCTGTTCGAGGGGACGACGCACGCCTTCGTCACGATGCCGCTGGTGTACGGGGTCGACCGGGTGGAGGCGTACGCGCGGAACATCGCGGAGGCGGCCCTGGAGGCGGGGACGGTCCGCCTCGTCTTCAACTCCAACACCCGGATACCGCTGGGTCCGACGGACGTCCCCGCCTTCGAGACGCGGCGGCTCGCGGAGTGGGTGCTGCGGGACAGCGGGGTGCCGCTGGTGGTGATCAGGCCCCCGGTGTACCTGGACAACCTGTTCTCCCCGTGGAACGGGCCCTCGCTGGTCGACGACGGGGTGCTCGCCTATCCGCTGCCCGCGTCGACGCGGACGGCGTGGCTCTCGCACCGGGGGCTCGCGGAGGCGGCGCTCGCGGCGCTCACCCGGGAGGGCCTGGACGGGCGGACCTTCGACATCGGCGGCGGGCGGGCGCTGACCGGTGGCGAGCTGGCGGCGGCGTTCGCCCGGGGGCTCGGGCGGGCGGTGCGGTACGAGGAGCTGGATCCGGCCGCTTTCGAGCGGGGCCTCGCGGAGCTCCTCGGCCCGGAGACGGCGGCCGGGGTGGCCGGGATCTATCACTTCATGGCGAGCGGCGCCGATCCGCTCCTGATGGCCGACGACGACGGCGTGTCGACGGAGGTCCTGGCCCTCGACCCGCCTCCGGTGGAGGAGTGGGTCTCCCGTCAGCCCTGGCAGGTCTGGTCGACGGATCCGTCCCCGTCCCGCTGA
- the treS gene encoding maltose alpha-D-glucosyltransferase, giving the protein MTVNEPVPDTFEDTPAKDLDPDWFKRAVFYEVLVRSFQDSNGDGVGDLKGITSKLDYLQWLGVDCLWLPPFFKSPLRDGGYDVADYTSVLPEFGDLADFVEFVDAAHQRGMRVVIDFVMNHTSDQHEWFQESRRDPEGPYGDYYVWADDDKQYADARIIFVDTESSNWTFDPVRKQYYWHRFFSHQPDLNYENPAVQEEILSALKFWLDLGIDGFRLDAVPYLYQQEGTNCENLPATHAFLKRVRKEIDDHYPDTVLLAEANQWPEDVVDYFGDFRSGGDECHMAFHFPVMPRIFMAVRRESRYPVSEILAKTPEIPSGCQWGIFLRNHDELTLEMVTDEERDYMYAEYAKDPRMRANIGIRRRLAPLLDNDRKQMELFTALLFSLPGSPVLYYGDEIGMGDNIWLGDRDGVRTPMQWTPDRNAGFSSCDPGRLYLPAIMDPVHGYQVTNVEAGMASPSSLLHWTKRMIEIRKQNRAFGTGTYTELPASNPAVLAFLREDGDDLVLCVNNFSRFAQPTELDLRRFDGTQPVELIGGVTFPAIGQLPYLLTLAGHGFYWFRLKKG; this is encoded by the coding sequence ATGACTGTCAACGAGCCCGTCCCCGACACCTTCGAGGACACTCCCGCCAAGGACCTTGATCCCGACTGGTTCAAGCGGGCCGTCTTCTACGAGGTCCTCGTCCGGTCCTTCCAGGACAGCAACGGGGACGGCGTCGGCGACCTGAAGGGCATCACGTCCAAACTGGACTACCTCCAGTGGCTTGGCGTGGACTGCCTCTGGCTGCCGCCGTTCTTCAAGTCCCCCCTGCGGGACGGCGGCTACGACGTCGCCGACTACACGTCGGTGCTGCCCGAGTTCGGCGACCTGGCGGACTTCGTCGAGTTCGTCGACGCGGCCCACCAGCGCGGGATGCGCGTGGTCATCGACTTCGTCATGAACCACACGAGCGACCAGCACGAGTGGTTCCAGGAGTCGCGGCGCGACCCGGAGGGCCCGTACGGCGACTACTACGTCTGGGCCGACGACGACAAGCAGTACGCGGACGCGCGGATCATCTTCGTCGACACCGAGTCCTCGAACTGGACCTTCGACCCGGTCCGCAAGCAGTACTACTGGCACCGGTTCTTCTCGCACCAGCCCGACCTCAACTACGAGAACCCGGCCGTGCAGGAGGAGATCCTGTCCGCGCTGAAGTTCTGGCTCGACCTGGGGATCGACGGCTTCCGGCTCGACGCGGTGCCGTACCTGTACCAGCAGGAGGGCACCAACTGCGAGAACCTCCCCGCGACCCACGCCTTCCTCAAGCGGGTCCGCAAGGAGATCGACGACCACTACCCGGACACGGTGCTCCTCGCCGAGGCCAACCAGTGGCCGGAGGACGTCGTCGACTACTTCGGCGACTTCCGCTCCGGCGGCGACGAGTGCCACATGGCCTTCCACTTCCCGGTCATGCCACGGATCTTCATGGCCGTCCGGCGCGAGTCGCGCTACCCGGTCTCGGAAATCCTGGCGAAGACCCCGGAGATCCCCTCCGGCTGCCAGTGGGGCATCTTCCTGCGCAACCACGACGAGCTCACCCTCGAAATGGTCACCGACGAAGAGCGCGACTACATGTACGCCGAGTACGCCAAGGACCCGCGCATGCGGGCCAACATCGGCATCCGGCGCCGCCTCGCCCCGCTCCTCGACAACGACCGCAAGCAGATGGAGCTGTTCACCGCCCTGCTCTTCTCGCTGCCGGGCTCGCCGGTGCTCTACTACGGCGACGAGATCGGCATGGGCGACAACATCTGGCTCGGTGACCGGGACGGCGTCCGCACCCCGATGCAGTGGACCCCCGACCGCAACGCGGGCTTCTCCTCCTGCGACCCGGGGCGGCTCTACCTGCCGGCCATCATGGACCCCGTCCACGGCTACCAGGTGACCAACGTCGAGGCTGGCATGGCGTCCCCCTCCTCGCTCCTCCACTGGACGAAGCGGATGATCGAGATCCGCAAGCAGAACCGGGCGTTCGGGACGGGCACGTACACCGAACTCCCGGCGTCCAACCCGGCGGTGCTCGCCTTCCTCCGTGAGGATGGCGACGATCTCGTCCTCTGCGTGAACAACTTCTCGCGGTTCGCGCAGCCGACCGAACTCGACCTGCGTCGCTTCGACGGCACCCAGCCGGTGGAGCTGATCGGCGGGGTGACGTTCCCGGCCATCGGCCAGCTCCCCTACCTCCTGACCCTTGCGGGACACGGTTTCTACTGGTTCCGTCTCAAGAAGGGCTGA
- a CDS encoding maltokinase N-terminal cap-like domain-containing protein has protein sequence MPETASTTRAPDALLPSLAPLLHEWLPRQRWFAGKGRRVTGFTLDAATELLPLDGAGPGLLHLLVRVEQPSRPAGTPADCYQLVLGVRPQLPPRLAPALIGRIRQGPLAGRAVYEGLRDPRLAGLLYERLRTPGRTGPLRFHATTSLPPALAPRMLDAEQSNSSLVYGDSFILKIFRRVSPGANPDLELPLALAGAGCARVPAPVAWFESGASTLGVLQPYLRDSRDGWRLALDALADGREFTAEARALGRATAEVHLALASALPTRRLGRVETERLAAAMDHRLHAAAQAVPALLPYVPGLRAVFAAASGTTGDGVVQRIHGDLHLGQTLRGSDGGWAVIDFEGEPAKPLDERRSPQPTVRDVAGMLRSFDYAARTHRPWNADWAARCRAAFCTGYAEAAGTDPRADPALLRAYETDKAVYEVVYEARHRPDWLPVPMSAIQRLSTSP, from the coding sequence ATGCCGGAGACCGCATCCACCACCCGGGCCCCGGACGCCCTCCTTCCGTCCCTCGCCCCCCTGCTCCACGAATGGCTGCCACGGCAGCGCTGGTTCGCGGGCAAGGGCCGCCGGGTCACCGGATTCACGCTGGACGCGGCCACCGAGCTGCTGCCCCTGGACGGCGCGGGACCCGGTCTCCTCCATCTGCTCGTACGGGTCGAGCAACCCAGCCGTCCGGCCGGCACGCCCGCCGACTGCTACCAACTGGTCCTGGGCGTACGGCCCCAGCTCCCGCCCCGCCTCGCCCCCGCCCTGATCGGGCGGATCCGGCAGGGGCCGCTCGCCGGACGCGCCGTGTACGAAGGGCTGCGCGACCCGCGGCTCGCCGGCCTCCTCTACGAGCGACTGCGCACCCCGGGCCGAACGGGCCCCCTGCGCTTCCACGCGACCACGTCACTGCCACCGGCCCTGGCCCCCCGCATGCTCGACGCGGAGCAGTCCAACTCCTCGCTCGTCTATGGAGATTCGTTCATCCTCAAGATCTTCCGCCGGGTCAGTCCCGGGGCCAACCCCGACCTGGAGCTGCCGCTCGCCCTCGCGGGCGCCGGCTGCGCCCGGGTCCCCGCCCCGGTCGCCTGGTTCGAGTCGGGGGCCTCGACCCTCGGCGTCCTCCAGCCGTACCTCCGGGACTCCCGGGACGGATGGCGGCTCGCGCTCGACGCGCTCGCCGACGGACGCGAGTTCACCGCCGAGGCCCGGGCGCTCGGCCGGGCCACGGCCGAGGTGCACCTGGCCCTGGCCTCGGCCCTGCCGACCCGCCGGCTCGGCCGCGTCGAGACCGAGCGGCTCGCAGCGGCGATGGACCACCGGCTGCACGCGGCGGCGCAGGCGGTTCCGGCGCTGCTGCCGTACGTGCCGGGGCTCCGCGCCGTCTTCGCGGCGGCGAGCGGCACGACCGGTGACGGGGTGGTCCAGCGCATCCACGGCGACCTGCACCTCGGCCAGACCCTGCGGGGCTCCGACGGGGGCTGGGCCGTCATCGACTTCGAGGGCGAGCCGGCGAAGCCGCTCGACGAACGGCGCAGCCCGCAGCCCACGGTCCGCGACGTCGCCGGGATGCTCCGCTCCTTCGACTACGCGGCCCGCACCCACCGCCCGTGGAACGCGGACTGGGCGGCGCGGTGCCGGGCGGCGTTCTGCACCGGGTACGCGGAGGCGGCGGGCACGGATCCCCGTGCGGACCCGGCGCTGCTGCGGGCCTACGAGACCGACAAGGCGGTGTACGAGGTCGTGTACGAGGCCCGCCACCGCCCGGACTGGCTCCCGGTCCCCATGTCCGCCATCCAACGCCTCTCCACCAGCCCATGA